The sequence AGGAGGAAACGGGCCTGTACCTTCCCATCTGGGAGCACTTTGCCACCCTGAGGGGAGGCTCTTTTGAGGTGTTTTGCTTTGTTGCCCACTCCAGAGACATTCATCAGGTCCAATCTTGCACCGATGAACACGTGGAGGTTTTTCCTGTGGCAGATCTGCCCCACCACACCCTTTTCAACTTGAAATACCTGATTCCTCTGGCCCTTGATCGGCACCTTCAGAGACCCATTCAGCTGGATTACAATTTGTGATTTCTTTGCCAGAGACATCCATTGTTACTTTTGGGTAAGTCATTGCCCTCAGGCAAGTGTTCGGGTTTTCCAGCACACTGTTGTTTCAAGGAGATGCCATGCCTGAATTGAAGTTTTACACCCTTGACGTGTTCACCGATCAACCTTTTGGAGGCAACCCTCTGGCCGTGGTTTTTGGAGGAGAGGAACTGTCCAGCCAGCAAATGCAAACCATTGCCAGAGAATTCAACCTGTCTGAAACGGTTTTTGTGCTGCCTCCTGAAGGGAAGGGAGACCATCGGGTTCGGATTTTCACGCCGGGCAGTGAGATGCCTTTTGCCGGTCACCCCACCATCGGAACAGCCATTTTGCTGGCACTGCTCGGGAAAACTGCGGGTCTGGACCGGGTGGTTCTGGAGGAAAATGCAGGTCTGGTCCCGGTCGTTTACCGCTGGGAAAACGGGCTTCCCACCCATGCCGAATTGACTTCTCCGACCCCTCCAGAGTTCCGCAAAGCGGAGGTGTCTGCTGCTCAGGTGGCAGAGGTGCTCGGGGTTCTAGAAAAACACATTCTGGATCTGGAGGCGGTGTCCTGTGGTGCACCTTATTTGCTGGTCAGGGTCAAGCACCATGAAGACCTGCAAAACATCCGTTTCAATGTGCCCCTCTGGGAGAAGCACCTGCAAGGATGCTGGGCCAAAAACCTTTATGTGTTTTTTGGGGCGCAAGACTGTCTTTACACCAGAATGTTTGCACCAGAGTTGGGGGTTCTGGAGGATCCAGCCACGGGCAGTGCGGCTGTGACTCTGGCTGCCCATCTGGGGAACCGCATCGTGGAGGATCTGGATTACACCTGGGTGGTGCATCAGGGCATTGAAATGGGCCGTCCCAGCCGTCTGGAAATCACAGCGGTCAAATTCGAAATGGAGGTCACCGAAACCCGGGTGGGAGGCAGTGCCGTGCAGATGATGGAAGGCACCTTGCGCATCTGAGGTGTCAGGCCACAAAAAGATCTGGAGGTTGTCCAGGCCTCCAGATCAGAAAAGGTTTGCGGTCGGTTGTCTTGCGGGGTTTCTACAGGTCTTGCCTTCTGGGAGAGGTCGAAAGGTTGAGGGATGGGCAGCAGTTCCATCCCGGTCCAACAGGTCAATTCAGCGCGGTGTGGGCCAAGTTGCACCTTCCTGAACGTGGTCTCGCTCACCTGAGCCTGATCCTGTTGTACAGGAAGGTGCGTTAACCACCCGTTAACCCCTCCATCAAGCCTTAAAACTCGCCTTCATGCAGCGCCACACGCAAGAAAAGCCCTTTTTTCTGAACCCGGTTTAAATTACCCGGTCATTCCAGAGCTTCAACTGACCTTTGAATGTATTCAAAAAATATGCATTTAGATTTTTAAGCCCAGAGAGAAATCACCTGAAATCTTTTTGAAGCATGACAACAAAGCCCGGTTTCCAGTTTAGTTTGTCATGTTTTTTCGTCTAGATCAAAGATTGACAAGTCCAAAGACAGGCTGTTAAGGTAAGTGCAATGAGCCGCTTTCTGACCATCATCGTGGTAGTACTAGTACGCACTGGGGTTTCCCGAGCGTAAGCGGCAGGCACGTACACGCACAGAAACCCCCGAGGCTACCCAGACTCGGGGGTTTACCGTTGAGAGGAGAATCATGAACGGGGCACAAGCACTCTGGCAGACCTTGATCAACCACAACATCACCACGGTTTTCGGATATCCCGGTGGGGCGGTCATTCCCCTTTATGACGCCCTGACCGGCTTTCCCGAAATGCGTCACATTCTGGTGCGTCACGAGCAGGGCGCATCCCACGCCGCCGAAGGCTGGGCCAAATCCACCGGCGAAGTCGGCGTGTGTCTGGCCACCTCTGGCCCCGGAGCCACCAACCTGGTGACCGGACTTGCCGACGCCATGATGGACAGTGTGCCAATCGTGGCCATCACCGGAAACGTGCCCCGCGCATTGATCGGAACCGACGCCTTTCAGGAAGCGGACATCACCGGCATCACCATGCCCATCACCAAGCACAACTATCTGGTGAGAAGCGCCAACGACCTGCCCCGCATCCTTGCCGAAGCCATCAGGCTTGCCCGCTCTGGACGCCCCGGCCCCGTGCTGGTGGACATCCCCAAAGATGTGCAACTCGAAGCCTTCACCGGTGAAATCCCTGCTCCACATGCTCGCCCCGAGATGCCTGCTCCTGCTCAGGAAGCCATTGAAGTTGCCCTCTCCGCCCTCAGAAAAGCCCAGCGCCCCATCCTGATGGTCGGTGGCGGAGCCATGGACGCCTCTGAAGAAATCATTGCTTTCGCAAAAGCATGGAACATCCCCGTGATCACCACCCTGATGGGCCTCGGGATTTTCCCTGCCGGAGATCCCCTCTGGCTCGGCATGCCCGGCATGCACGGATCGGTGGCCGCCAACCGTGCCATCACCAACGCCGATGTGCTGGTCGGCATTGGTCTGCGTTTCGATGACCGCGTGACCGGCAAAGTCTCCCGTTTCGCCAAAAACGCCACCATCATCCACGTGGACATCGACGCCGCCGAAATCTCCAAACTGGTGCACGCCCACATCCCGGTCCGGGGTGACGCTGCCAAAGCTGCCCGCGCCTTCACCGCACAACCCACTTTCCTTGAAAACAAAGAATGGCACGCCAAACTTCAGGAATGGAAAGAGCGCTACGTGCGCCACCCCGTGTGGAGCGCTGGATACGCCATCAAGAAAATCGTGGATCAGCTTTCCCCTGACGATGTGCTCTCCACCGACGTGGGGCAACACCAGATGCTGGCTGCCCAACTCGCACGCTTCCAGAAGCCCCG comes from Deinococcus misasensis DSM 22328 and encodes:
- a CDS encoding NUDIX hydrolase, translating into MAHVLGFLFDVDGSQVALIHKNRPEWQKGRLNGIGGKIEWGEHPLEAMVREFQEETGLYLPIWEHFATLRGGSFEVFCFVAHSRDIHQVQSCTDEHVEVFPVADLPHHTLFNLKYLIPLALDRHLQRPIQLDYNL
- a CDS encoding PhzF family phenazine biosynthesis protein yields the protein MPELKFYTLDVFTDQPFGGNPLAVVFGGEELSSQQMQTIAREFNLSETVFVLPPEGKGDHRVRIFTPGSEMPFAGHPTIGTAILLALLGKTAGLDRVVLEENAGLVPVVYRWENGLPTHAELTSPTPPEFRKAEVSAAQVAEVLGVLEKHILDLEAVSCGAPYLLVRVKHHEDLQNIRFNVPLWEKHLQGCWAKNLYVFFGAQDCLYTRMFAPELGVLEDPATGSAAVTLAAHLGNRIVEDLDYTWVVHQGIEMGRPSRLEITAVKFEMEVTETRVGGSAVQMMEGTLRI
- the ilvB gene encoding biosynthetic-type acetolactate synthase large subunit, encoding MNGAQALWQTLINHNITTVFGYPGGAVIPLYDALTGFPEMRHILVRHEQGASHAAEGWAKSTGEVGVCLATSGPGATNLVTGLADAMMDSVPIVAITGNVPRALIGTDAFQEADITGITMPITKHNYLVRSANDLPRILAEAIRLARSGRPGPVLVDIPKDVQLEAFTGEIPAPHARPEMPAPAQEAIEVALSALRKAQRPILMVGGGAMDASEEIIAFAKAWNIPVITTLMGLGIFPAGDPLWLGMPGMHGSVAANRAITNADVLVGIGLRFDDRVTGKVSRFAKNATIIHVDIDAAEISKLVHAHIPVRGDAAKAARAFTAQPTFLENKEWHAKLQEWKERYVRHPVWSAGYAIKKIVDQLSPDDVLSTDVGQHQMLAAQLARFQKPRKWLTSGGLGTMGFGFPAAIGSALGVPGVRSVVIAGDGGFQMTAQELATLTKYRIPVKIAVINNSFLGMVRQWQELFHENRYSEVWLGDSNPDFIKLADAYGIHAVRATNSEEMESAIEAWLNHDGPSLLEAVVPNEHGVFPMVPAGASLEEMVETHEEAKQKQ